The genomic region GTTCGGCGCGCCTCACCGCGCGCTGATGGAGGCGGCGCCCAACCTGGCGTCGATGATCGTGCTGGTGCGCGACGGGGCGGAGCGCGGGCGGTCCAGCGGCGGGGTGAGGGTGGATCGCGCGGGCCGCGTCCGCATCCGCTACCGGATGTCATCGGCGGACCGCGACCGGCTGCTGCGGGGAATGGAGGCCGCGGCTCGCATCCAGTTCGCCGCCGGGGCGGAGGAGGTTTCGACCCTTCACGCCACCGCCTGCCGGATGCGCTCGCCCGCGGAGCTGCGAATGCTCGCTCGTCGTCCGGCGGGGCCCAACCAGCTGGGGGTGATGTCGGCGCACGTGAACGGCACCTGCCGCATCGGCAACGACCCGCGCACCAGCGGCTGCACGCCCGACGGCGAGCGCCACGGCGTCCCAGGCGTCTACGTGGCGGACGGCTCGCTGCTGCCCACCGCGCCCGGCGTGAACCCGCAGGAAACCATCATGGCCGTCGCCACGGTGATCGCCGAGCGCATCGCGACCCGCCACCCGGCGGGCAGCGCGGGCAGCGCGGGCAGCGCGGGCGCCCTCGCCGGGGCTGCCCGAACCTGATCTACTCGGCCTGCCTCTTGCACCCCGCCTCGCATTTGAGCGCGGCGTGCGCGCCGCAATACGAGCCGTCAGACAACACCGCCGGAGGCCGGAGTGGATCCCAATCAGAACCCCAACTGCGTCTTCTGCCGCATCATCGGCGGGGACGAGATGGTGAGCGTCATCCACGAGGACGAAGAGATCATTGCGTTTCTCGACATCCAGCCGCTGCACCGCGGGCACGTGCTGGTGGTCCCCAAGGAGCACTACAAGAACCTGTTCTACGTTCCCGAAGAGCTGGCGACGCGCACCTTCGCCGTGGCCAAGCGCATTCTTCCGGGGCTGCGCAAGGCGACGGGCTGCCGCGCGGTGAACATCTTCTCGCCGAACGGCGCGGACGGCGGACAGGACGTGTTCCACTTTCACGTGCACCTGATCCCGGTTCCCAAGGACGCGCCGTTCCCGCTTCAGCTGCCCGACCCGAACGCGGAGGTGCCCACCCGGTCGCAGCTGGACGTGATGGCGACGCACATCACGCGCTGCGTTCACGACGAAGACGCCGATGCGTACGCGGCCAGCGCGCAGGAGCAGCCCGAGCCCGAGCCGGCGACGGCCTGATCGGTAGATGGATGGAAGACTGCCCCGCGCGATGGTTCGCGCGGGGCAGTTTGCGTCGTGGGTGCGGATGGACGCGAGGCGTCCGCTGCGAACATCTGTGACACCGGGGCATCCGCAGTTATGAGGCGCTTCGGTGAGTGTGTGGCGGATTCCTCAGTCGCTGCGGTCGATGGTGAGTGGGCCGGGTTGGTCGTGGCCGCTTCTTCGGAATGACAACCGAGGCCCGTCGCGCACTTTCGCACTTTCGCACTTTCGCACTTTCGCACTCACGCACTCACGCACTTCTTGCCGTCCCCGCCCCTACACCGTAAGCTCCCCCGCCCTGAAATCCCGCGCCCGAGCCGCCGCAAATGAAGCGCTTCGCAGCATACGACCCGCCCGAGTACCAGAACTGGACCGCCGCGCCCGAGCAGCTTCGCGCGTACCGCGA from Longimicrobium sp. harbors:
- a CDS encoding HIT family protein, which produces MDPNQNPNCVFCRIIGGDEMVSVIHEDEEIIAFLDIQPLHRGHVLVVPKEHYKNLFYVPEELATRTFAVAKRILPGLRKATGCRAVNIFSPNGADGGQDVFHFHVHLIPVPKDAPFPLQLPDPNAEVPTRSQLDVMATHITRCVHDEDADAYAASAQEQPEPEPATA